TGGTAATACAATTGGAGTTATCAAAGAAGGATTAATTGCATTTACAAATCATTATTTTTTAAATAAAATTACTGATTATGTTTAGTCGTCAGTTGACACGGATATAATTATAGTATGAATGAGGTGATTCCATGTTATATGTAGTAATACTTGTAGCGATATTACTATTGTGTCTAGGAATTCATCGATACTTCAATTTAGATAATTTAACTTTAAAATATCCTTCTATTATCTATTTAGTTATCAGCTTTATATTGTACTTTGTAGCGATTTTGCAATATAGAGTTGATTCTAATATGTCGGAATTTTTAGCACACGAAACACTTGTGACAACGATATTTGGATTATTGATATTTTGGACTTTATCTCAAATGAATAAAACAAAAGATACTGTCGTTTATACTATCATAATCGTTCTTGCTTCAATTGGAGCAGTACTGACTAATAGCCCGCAATTCGGCTTAAATGCTACTATGGAAATGCTAATCGTACGTTTAGTACTGACAACAGCATTGGCTATAGGACTAGGTGGATATGTATTATACAGACAGTTGAAGAAACCTGTTTCTGAAAGCTTTCCATTACTCTATATCCTAGCATTTGCTTATTGGATAATGGTAGCCTTTTGGATGTAAAACAACTTATCAGACAAGTATATGAATGAAATAAATAAAGCCGACAGCTTAGTATCTTGAACTAAACTGCCGGCTATTATTGTGTCTATAAAAAAACCGGCTGACACATCAATTATCAACCGGTAAAATATTAATATTTGAAATTAGTGAATGTAGTTGTAACCAGCTGCTTGGCTAGCTGAGATAGTACGTGAAGTTACAACACCAGGACCATAACCGTAGTTCATTTCAGAAACGCGGATTGAACCATTGCTGTTTACACCTTCAACGTAAGCTACGTGGCCATAAGCACCTTGGCTAGTTTGCATGATAGCTCCTGCTGCAGGACTGTTGTTTACTGTGTAACCAGCTGCTGCTGCTGCGTTAGCCCAGTTATTAGCGTTGCCCCAAGTTGAACCTACTTTACCGCCTGAACGATCAAATGCGTAGTAAGTACATTGACCAGAAGTATAGTAGTTAGCACCACTTGAAGCACGGTTAGCCATTGTGCTGTAGTTTGAAGATTGTTTAGGTGCTGAAGTTGTAGTTACATGAACATTGTTATCTGATGTTGAGTAAGTAGCACCCATTCCGCCAGTACGTGGTGTAGAACCTGCATTATTATTATTATAGCTAGTGTAATTGCTGTAATTGTTGTTAGCTGTGTTGTAGTTGCTGTAATTGTTGTAGTTATTGTTGCTAGTGTAGCTGCTAGCATTGTTATTGCTGTAACCATTGTTGTATTTAGCATAAGTTGAGTAGTTATTGTTGTAACGGTTGTCTTGGTTCCAGTTACCTTTCCAAGTGTAGTGGTAGTTACCTTGTTGGTCGATTGTATATGAGTAGCTGTATGAGTAAGGATCGTTAGGGTTGTATCCATTATTATTTTCAGCTGCATCTGCATCGTGATGAGATAAAGTTAAAGCTGCGATTCCAGTTCCTAAAGTAGCGATTGTAGTTGTAGCGATTTTATTCATAATTAAATATCCTCCTAAAGATAAATAAGCTAATTGTTTTAATTTTAGTATTAAATCTCGTGTCTATATTTACATTACTTTAAA
Above is a genomic segment from Staphylococcus piscifermentans containing:
- a CDS encoding CHAP domain-containing protein, yielding MNKIATTTIATLGTGIAALTLSHHDADAAENNNGYNPNDPYSYSYSYTIDQQGNYHYTWKGNWNQDNRYNNNYSTYAKYNNGYSNNNASSYTSNNNYNNYSNYNTANNNYSNYTSYNNNNAGSTPRTGGMGATYSTSDNNVHVTTTSAPKQSSNYSTMANRASSGANYYTSGQCTYYAFDRSGGKVGSTWGNANNWANAAAAAGYTVNNSPAAGAIMQTSQGAYGHVAYVEGVNSNGSIRVSEMNYGYGPGVVTSRTISASQAAGYNYIH